In the genome of Pseudarthrobacter sp. IC2-21, one region contains:
- a CDS encoding exodeoxyribonuclease VII small subunit, with protein MPETKPDPEIDALSYEEAREQLVLVVGKLEAGGASLEESLALWERGEALAKRCEEWLEGARKRLAAARDQPL; from the coding sequence ATGCCCGAGACAAAGCCTGACCCGGAAATCGACGCCCTCAGCTACGAGGAAGCCCGCGAGCAGCTGGTCCTGGTGGTGGGCAAGCTCGAGGCCGGCGGTGCCAGCCTCGAGGAATCCCTGGCGCTGTGGGAGCGTGGTGAAGCCCTGGCCAAACGCTGCGAGGAGTGGCTGGAAGGGGCACGCAAGCGGCTCGCTGCCGCCCGCGACCAGCCCCTCTAG
- a CDS encoding polyphosphate kinase 2 family protein, which translates to MAGIVEFEKHPADTLKVGKGFSLAKADPDATPGYSGNKADGEALLADLDGKLTALQEMLFAESRFGGRKRILLVLQAMDTAGKGGIVNHVMATMDPQGVQFKAFKAPTEEEKSYDFLWRIEKAVPAAGMVGIFDRSHYEDVLIHKVHNWVTPEELKRRYRAINEFERRQTDAGTTVIKVMLNISKDEQKARLLARLDDPAKHWKYSGGDLKERAFWQDYMDAYQAAFDETSKDHAPWYVVPANKKWYARIAVQQLVLAALSDLRLEWPKAEFDVPIERELVERS; encoded by the coding sequence GTGGCCGGAATCGTGGAATTTGAGAAGCATCCTGCCGACACGCTGAAGGTGGGGAAAGGTTTCTCCCTTGCCAAGGCTGACCCTGATGCGACCCCTGGGTACAGCGGAAACAAGGCCGACGGTGAGGCCCTGCTGGCCGATCTGGACGGAAAGCTCACGGCCTTGCAGGAAATGTTGTTTGCAGAGTCCCGGTTCGGCGGCAGGAAACGGATCCTCCTGGTGCTGCAGGCCATGGACACGGCCGGCAAGGGCGGGATCGTCAATCACGTCATGGCCACCATGGATCCGCAGGGCGTCCAGTTCAAGGCATTCAAGGCGCCCACCGAGGAGGAGAAGTCCTACGATTTCCTCTGGCGGATCGAGAAGGCCGTCCCCGCTGCTGGCATGGTGGGGATCTTCGACCGCTCCCACTATGAGGATGTCCTCATCCACAAGGTCCACAACTGGGTAACCCCTGAGGAACTCAAGCGCCGGTACCGTGCCATCAACGAGTTTGAGCGGCGGCAGACCGATGCGGGCACCACGGTCATCAAGGTGATGCTCAACATCAGCAAGGACGAACAGAAGGCCCGGCTCCTGGCCAGGCTTGACGACCCCGCCAAACACTGGAAGTACAGTGGCGGCGATCTGAAGGAACGCGCCTTCTGGCAGGACTACATGGACGCCTACCAGGCCGCCTTCGACGAGACCAGCAAGGATCACGCGCCCTGGTACGTGGTTCCAGCCAACAAGAAATGGTATGCGCGGATCGCGGTGCAGCAGTTGGTCCTCGCTGCGCTCAGCGACCTCCGGCTGGAATGGCCGAAAGCTGAGTTCGATGTCCCGATCGAACGGGAGCTGGTTGAACGCTCCTAG
- a CDS encoding pyridoxal phosphate-dependent aminotransferase yields MAEFKQSTKLRNVLYDIRGPILLAAQQMEAEGHRILKLNIGNPAPFGFEAPDAILVDMIRHLPHAQGYSDSRGIFSARTAVSQYYQTRGIQNIHVDDIYLGNGVSELITMSLMALLDVGDEVLIPTPDYPLWTASVALAGGKPVHYLCDEESGWQPDLEDMEAKITPRTKGIVVINPNNPTGAVYPEETLKKIVALAEKHGLVIFADEIYEKILYEDAVHINLAGLTGDDVLCLTFSGLSKAYRVCGYRAGWMAISGPKKDAADYLEGISLLANMRLCANVPAQHAIQTALGGYQSINDLILPGGRLLEQRNKAYDMLNAIPGVSTQQARGAMYLFPKLDPEVYHIRDDEKFVLDLLREQKILVSHGRAFNWVRPDHFRMVTLPLVKDLEEAINRMGDFLSRYKGN; encoded by the coding sequence ATGGCAGAATTCAAGCAGTCCACCAAGCTTCGCAACGTCCTTTACGACATCCGTGGACCGATTCTCCTGGCCGCCCAGCAGATGGAGGCGGAGGGTCACCGCATCCTCAAGCTGAACATCGGAAACCCTGCGCCGTTTGGATTCGAAGCGCCGGACGCCATCCTAGTGGACATGATCCGCCACCTGCCGCATGCCCAGGGCTACAGCGACTCCCGCGGCATTTTCTCGGCCCGCACCGCCGTCTCGCAGTACTACCAGACCCGCGGCATCCAGAACATCCACGTTGACGACATCTACCTGGGCAACGGCGTCAGCGAGCTGATCACCATGTCCCTCATGGCGCTGCTCGACGTCGGCGATGAAGTGCTGATCCCGACGCCGGACTACCCGCTGTGGACCGCCTCCGTCGCCCTCGCCGGCGGCAAACCCGTGCACTACCTGTGCGATGAGGAATCCGGCTGGCAGCCCGACCTTGAGGACATGGAGGCCAAGATCACGCCCCGGACCAAGGGCATCGTGGTGATCAACCCCAACAATCCCACCGGTGCCGTGTACCCGGAGGAGACGCTGAAAAAGATCGTGGCCCTCGCCGAAAAACACGGGCTGGTGATCTTCGCCGACGAAATTTACGAGAAGATCCTGTACGAAGACGCCGTGCACATCAACCTGGCCGGCCTGACGGGGGACGACGTCCTCTGCCTTACCTTCAGCGGACTTTCCAAGGCCTACCGCGTGTGCGGCTACCGGGCCGGCTGGATGGCCATTTCCGGGCCCAAGAAGGATGCCGCAGACTACCTGGAGGGCATCAGCCTGCTGGCGAACATGCGCCTGTGCGCGAACGTTCCGGCCCAGCACGCCATCCAGACGGCCCTCGGCGGCTACCAGAGCATCAACGACCTGATCCTGCCCGGAGGCCGGCTGCTCGAGCAGCGCAACAAGGCCTACGACATGCTCAACGCCATTCCCGGGGTCAGCACGCAGCAGGCACGGGGGGCCATGTACCTCTTCCCGAAACTCGATCCCGAGGTCTACCACATCCGTGACGACGAGAAGTTCGTCCTGGATCTCCTCCGCGAGCAAAAAATCCTGGTCTCGCACGGCAGGGCGTTCAACTGGGTCCGCCCGGACCACTTCCGGATGGTGACCCTGCCGCTGGTGAAGGACCTCGAAGAGGCCATCAACCGCATGGGGGACTTCCTGAGCAGGTACAAAGGGAACTAG
- a CDS encoding ABC transporter substrate-binding protein, with amino-acid sequence MKDNDRTTVTRRGLAGLAAGVGLAVALTACGGGNPLAAPSTSAASGGSGGGSLVVGSADFPESQIIAEIYAGALNAAGVTASTKPNIGSREIYVKAVQDGSVDLVPDYTGNLLSYFDASAPEVAADDVYKALPGKLPDGLAVLDASKAEDKDAMVVTKATAEKYQLKSIEDLAKVCKDLTMGAPATFETRPYGFPGLKKNYGCEMKGLKPFSDGGGNLTLQALLTDDVQVADIYTTTPSIADNDLVVLDDPKNNFKAQQVLPLYNKAKMTDKAKEALNGVSKILTTDDLINLNRAVSGSQKQNPKDAAASWLKDKGIVK; translated from the coding sequence ATGAAAGATAACGACCGGACAACCGTCACCCGCCGGGGACTGGCCGGCCTGGCCGCCGGCGTCGGCCTGGCCGTAGCGCTGACCGCGTGCGGCGGCGGCAACCCGCTGGCTGCGCCAAGCACCAGCGCTGCAAGCGGCGGCAGCGGAGGCGGGTCCCTGGTGGTGGGCTCGGCGGACTTCCCCGAGAGTCAGATCATTGCGGAAATCTACGCGGGCGCGCTCAACGCCGCCGGCGTGACTGCCAGCACCAAGCCGAACATCGGCTCCCGCGAAATTTACGTCAAGGCCGTCCAGGACGGCTCGGTGGACCTGGTGCCGGACTACACCGGCAACCTGCTGTCCTACTTTGACGCCTCGGCCCCGGAAGTTGCAGCGGACGACGTCTATAAAGCCCTGCCCGGCAAGCTCCCGGACGGACTGGCGGTCCTGGACGCGTCAAAGGCTGAAGACAAGGACGCCATGGTGGTCACCAAGGCCACCGCCGAGAAATACCAGCTGAAGTCCATCGAGGACCTGGCCAAGGTCTGTAAGGACCTGACCATGGGCGCGCCTGCCACCTTCGAGACCCGGCCCTACGGCTTCCCCGGCCTGAAGAAGAACTACGGCTGCGAAATGAAGGGGCTCAAGCCGTTCAGCGACGGTGGCGGCAACCTGACACTTCAGGCGCTGCTGACCGATGACGTCCAGGTGGCCGATATCTACACCACCACCCCGTCCATCGCGGACAACGACCTGGTGGTGCTGGACGACCCCAAGAACAACTTCAAAGCCCAGCAGGTCCTTCCCCTCTACAACAAGGCCAAGATGACAGACAAGGCCAAGGAAGCGCTGAACGGCGTGTCGAAGATCCTGACCACTGATGACCTGATCAACCTCAACCGGGCCGTCAGCGGGAGCCAGAAGCAGAACCCCAAGGATGCGGCGGCTTCCTGGCTGAAGGACAAAGGCATCGTGAAGTAA
- a CDS encoding ABC transporter permease has protein sequence MSNIFTDTIGWLADPVHWTGSSGIPVRLSEHLQYSALVLVIAAAIAVPTGLYIGHTGRGRVVAVAVAGALRALPTLGLLVLFALLAGSSLMPPVWALVILTVPPLLAGTYAGISSVDRTVVDAARAMGMTELQILFKVEVPNGLQVMFGGIRTAVLQVIATVSVVAYLPLGGLGRYLFDGLVLQDFPRMLAGSLLIAGLAIVVDLILAAVQRTILSPGLKTDPRGSRTATADLPAAAPAPAAVQGGTYER, from the coding sequence ATGAGCAACATCTTCACGGACACCATCGGCTGGCTCGCGGACCCGGTCCACTGGACCGGCAGCTCAGGAATCCCCGTCCGGCTGAGCGAACACCTCCAGTACAGTGCGCTGGTGCTCGTCATTGCGGCGGCGATCGCGGTCCCCACCGGGCTCTACATCGGGCACACCGGCCGCGGGCGGGTGGTGGCCGTTGCGGTGGCGGGTGCGCTGCGCGCCCTGCCGACCCTGGGCCTGCTGGTCCTCTTTGCCCTCCTTGCCGGAAGCAGCCTGATGCCCCCGGTCTGGGCCCTGGTGATCCTCACGGTCCCGCCCCTTCTCGCCGGCACCTACGCCGGGATCTCCAGCGTGGACAGGACCGTGGTGGATGCCGCACGGGCCATGGGCATGACCGAACTGCAGATCCTCTTCAAGGTGGAGGTGCCTAACGGACTGCAGGTGATGTTCGGCGGCATCCGCACCGCCGTCCTGCAGGTCATCGCCACGGTCTCCGTGGTGGCCTACCTGCCGCTGGGCGGTCTGGGCCGGTACCTGTTTGACGGGCTGGTCCTGCAGGACTTTCCCCGCATGCTTGCCGGCTCGCTGCTCATCGCCGGGCTGGCAATCGTTGTTGACCTGATCCTGGCCGCCGTGCAAAGAACCATTCTTTCGCCGGGCCTCAAAACCGATCCCCGCGGTAGCCGCACGGCCACCGCCGATCTCCCAGCTGCCGCGCCTGCGCCAGCTGCTGTTCAAGGAGGTACCTATGAAAGATAA
- a CDS encoding ABC transporter permease → MEWFLANSGMVLERAGQHLVLALIPMVLGLVISIPLAQLARTHPALRSVVVTASSLLYTIPSLALFIILPSLLATRILDPLNVIVALTLYAVALLVRAALDAFDSVEEDLRQAATAMGYKPWLRFVQIDLPLSLPVMFAGLRVVSVSNISLVSVAALLGVGNLGMLFTDGLQRNFVTEVVVGILAILVLALLMDAVLVLLERLLTPWTRAAKVAGPSVPVSAQYVADATVHTGAAP, encoded by the coding sequence ATGGAGTGGTTTCTGGCGAACAGCGGAATGGTCCTGGAGAGGGCAGGGCAGCACCTCGTCCTCGCGCTGATCCCGATGGTCCTGGGGCTGGTCATTTCCATTCCCCTCGCCCAGCTGGCCCGGACCCATCCCGCGCTGAGATCCGTTGTGGTGACGGCCAGTTCACTGCTGTACACCATCCCGTCCCTTGCCCTGTTCATCATCCTGCCCTCCCTCCTGGCGACCCGGATCCTTGACCCGCTCAACGTCATTGTCGCGTTGACCCTTTATGCCGTGGCCCTGCTGGTGCGGGCGGCCCTTGACGCATTTGACTCCGTGGAGGAGGACCTCCGGCAGGCGGCCACCGCCATGGGCTACAAGCCCTGGCTCCGGTTCGTGCAGATCGATCTGCCGCTTTCCCTCCCGGTCATGTTTGCCGGGCTGCGCGTGGTGTCCGTCAGCAACATTTCCCTGGTGAGCGTCGCTGCCCTCCTGGGTGTGGGCAACCTGGGGATGCTGTTCACCGACGGACTGCAACGCAACTTCGTCACCGAGGTTGTGGTGGGAATCCTGGCCATCCTGGTGCTCGCGCTGCTGATGGACGCCGTGCTGGTGCTCCTTGAGAGGCTGCTCACCCCGTGGACCCGGGCCGCCAAAGTGGCCGGCCCCTCGGTGCCGGTCAGCGCACAGTACGTGGCCGACGCCACTGTGCATACAGGAGCCGCGCCATGA
- a CDS encoding ABC transporter ATP-binding protein yields the protein MDPAMIEFQSVTKQYEGGNPAVDSLTMSIDKGSITVFVGPSGCGKTTSLRMINRMVEPTSGVITVDGRDVTTVAAAELRRSMGYVMQSSGLMPHRSVLDNIATVPRLNGVSKAEARRRATELLDVVGLASSLGKRYPSQLSGGQQQRVGVARALAADPPILLMDEPFSAVDPVVRDELQQELLRLQQDLAKTIVFVTHDIDEATILGDKVAVFAVGGKLAQYSTPEEILRAPANDFVASFVGRDRGFRHLGFTTSDAVTIHRVPTLIVRGGQFDGDPAAVTDWQLVVDEGMRPLGWARPGTNTDLIPGGSLFHPGESLRRALDSALSSPSGQGVAVDGEGRVLGAIRAQEVLEVIEAARQVRQAAL from the coding sequence ATGGACCCAGCCATGATCGAGTTCCAGAGCGTCACCAAGCAGTACGAGGGCGGGAATCCGGCCGTGGACAGCCTCACTATGTCCATCGACAAAGGATCCATCACCGTTTTTGTGGGACCCTCCGGCTGCGGCAAGACCACGTCCCTGCGAATGATCAACCGCATGGTGGAGCCCACCTCGGGCGTTATCACCGTGGACGGGCGTGACGTCACCACGGTTGCAGCCGCGGAATTACGCCGGTCCATGGGTTATGTGATGCAGTCCTCCGGCCTGATGCCCCACCGCTCCGTGCTGGATAACATCGCCACCGTGCCCCGCCTGAACGGTGTCTCCAAGGCGGAGGCCCGCAGGCGTGCCACGGAACTGCTCGACGTCGTCGGGCTGGCTTCATCGCTCGGCAAGCGGTATCCGTCCCAACTCTCCGGCGGCCAGCAGCAGCGCGTTGGCGTGGCCCGGGCGCTCGCCGCCGATCCGCCCATCCTCCTGATGGACGAGCCGTTCAGCGCCGTGGACCCGGTGGTCCGGGACGAACTGCAACAGGAGCTCCTGAGGCTGCAGCAGGACCTCGCCAAGACCATTGTCTTCGTGACCCACGACATTGACGAAGCCACCATTCTCGGCGACAAGGTGGCCGTGTTCGCCGTCGGCGGGAAGCTGGCACAGTACTCCACTCCCGAAGAGATTCTGCGTGCCCCGGCGAACGACTTTGTGGCCTCCTTTGTGGGACGGGACCGGGGCTTCCGCCACCTCGGGTTCACCACGTCCGACGCCGTGACCATCCATCGGGTGCCCACGCTGATAGTTCGCGGCGGCCAGTTCGACGGCGACCCTGCAGCCGTGACCGACTGGCAGCTTGTGGTGGATGAGGGCATGCGGCCCCTGGGCTGGGCGCGGCCGGGAACCAATACTGACCTGATCCCGGGAGGCTCCCTGTTCCATCCGGGCGAATCCTTGCGGCGGGCCCTGGACTCAGCGCTTTCCTCCCCGTCCGGCCAGGGCGTGGCCGTGGACGGTGAGGGCAGGGTCCTTGGTGCCATCAGGGCACAGGAAGTCCTGGAAGTCATCGAGGCGGCCCGGCAGGTAAGACAGGCTGCACTCTGA
- a CDS encoding pirin family protein, with amino-acid sequence MTNLEVAPTEEICPPAGPGGTAGPCLQLWPQREVPLGGVRAMNVQRTLPQRGLPTIGAWCFLDSFGPDRTAMSVLPHPHTGLQTVTWPLAGNIRHRDSVGSDVVVRPGELNIMTAGRGVSHSEFAVLPAPDAGALLPLQRGLQLWVALPDSDRHREPAFEQHRDLPTATGPGFTATVMVGEFAGAVSPATMYSPIVGADIVSDGRAVLPLNTAFEHAVLVLDGGLMLDGQQVLPGPLGYLGAGREALDVEARPGTRFLLIGGKPFQEELLMWWNFVGRTHDEVAQAREEWEAQAALPDAEASGARYGLVPGHGPDAGAEAGRIPAPPMPAVRLAPRRRSHEF; translated from the coding sequence GTGACGAACCTGGAAGTGGCACCCACAGAGGAAATCTGTCCCCCCGCCGGACCGGGCGGGACGGCCGGCCCCTGCCTCCAACTCTGGCCCCAGCGTGAGGTCCCGTTGGGTGGGGTGCGGGCCATGAACGTTCAGCGGACCCTCCCCCAGCGCGGCCTGCCCACCATCGGCGCCTGGTGCTTCCTGGACAGTTTCGGCCCGGACCGCACCGCCATGTCCGTGCTCCCCCACCCGCACACCGGCCTGCAGACAGTCACCTGGCCCCTCGCCGGGAACATCCGGCACCGGGACAGCGTGGGCAGCGATGTGGTGGTCCGGCCCGGGGAACTGAACATCATGACGGCGGGGAGGGGGGTCTCCCACTCCGAGTTTGCGGTTCTGCCGGCTCCCGACGCCGGCGCGCTGCTGCCGCTGCAGCGTGGACTTCAGCTCTGGGTTGCCCTTCCTGACAGCGACCGCCACCGCGAACCGGCGTTCGAGCAGCACCGCGATCTGCCCACGGCAACCGGGCCGGGGTTCACCGCCACTGTCATGGTGGGCGAATTCGCCGGGGCCGTATCACCGGCCACCATGTACTCCCCCATTGTCGGAGCCGACATAGTGTCCGATGGCCGCGCGGTCCTGCCACTCAACACTGCTTTTGAGCATGCTGTCCTGGTGCTCGACGGCGGGCTGATGCTGGATGGCCAACAGGTCCTGCCGGGCCCGCTGGGCTACTTGGGCGCCGGCCGGGAGGCGCTGGACGTTGAGGCCCGCCCCGGCACACGGTTCCTGCTCATCGGGGGCAAACCGTTCCAGGAGGAACTGCTGATGTGGTGGAACTTCGTGGGCCGCACGCATGACGAGGTGGCGCAGGCCCGCGAAGAGTGGGAGGCACAGGCGGCCCTGCCCGACGCAGAAGCCAGCGGGGCCCGCTACGGCCTGGTCCCGGGGCACGGCCCCGACGCCGGCGCAGAAGCCGGCCGCATCCCGGCTCCGCCGATGCCGGCAGTCAGGCTCGCGCCGCGGCGGCGCTCCCACGAATTCTGA
- a CDS encoding N-acetylglucosamine kinase, giving the protein MTRSGAIIGLDIGGTKTRGVRFEDGVAVADQSAGSANVQNVSREQAALNLADLFARIGGGAVAQVYAGAGGIDTDDDAAALAALIAPHAPGAKVTVVHDSRLLLAAGRANSGVAVIAGTGSAAWGRNAAGEEARAGGWGYLLGDEGSGYWLGREAVRHSLRRMNQGLPADQLTTALLAACGVDHPNRLIALFHSPETGRRFWAQQARLVVDAAAAGHEASQALLDQAGKDLAALAAQALRKLGIEGPVILGSGLGMNVVPLQVAFRKYLAAAGITEVRVLDQDPVFGVLQLVREPAS; this is encoded by the coding sequence CTGACCCGGTCAGGAGCCATTATCGGCCTGGACATCGGCGGGACCAAGACCCGCGGCGTGCGCTTCGAGGACGGCGTGGCGGTGGCAGACCAGTCCGCGGGCAGCGCCAACGTCCAGAACGTCAGCCGTGAACAGGCCGCGCTGAACCTTGCGGACCTTTTCGCCCGGATCGGCGGCGGCGCCGTGGCCCAGGTATATGCGGGGGCCGGCGGAATCGACACCGACGACGACGCTGCCGCCCTCGCTGCGCTCATCGCGCCGCATGCCCCGGGCGCCAAAGTCACGGTGGTCCACGATTCGAGGCTGCTGCTCGCCGCCGGCCGTGCGAACTCCGGGGTTGCCGTGATTGCCGGAACCGGCTCCGCGGCCTGGGGCAGGAATGCGGCGGGGGAGGAAGCCCGCGCCGGCGGCTGGGGCTATCTGCTCGGCGACGAAGGCAGCGGCTACTGGCTGGGCCGTGAGGCCGTCAGGCACAGCCTGCGCCGCATGAACCAGGGGCTCCCGGCCGACCAGCTCACCACCGCCCTGCTTGCAGCCTGCGGTGTGGACCACCCCAACCGGCTCATCGCGCTCTTCCACTCACCGGAAACCGGCCGCCGGTTCTGGGCCCAACAGGCGCGCCTGGTGGTGGACGCCGCCGCGGCCGGCCATGAGGCCAGCCAGGCCCTGCTGGACCAGGCTGGCAAGGATTTGGCGGCGCTGGCCGCGCAGGCGCTCCGGAAGCTGGGAATCGAGGGCCCGGTGATCCTGGGCAGCGGGTTGGGCATGAACGTGGTCCCACTGCAGGTCGCCTTCCGGAAGTACCTTGCCGCGGCCGGCATTACCGAAGTCCGGGTACTGGACCAGGATCCGGTGTTCGGCGTTCTGCAGTTGGTGCGGGAACCCGCTTCGTGA
- a CDS encoding LysR substrate-binding domain-containing protein, whose product MLTDHQQLSKLLPLLPILAELGRTQHVTETAELLGVPQSTVSRALSRASAVVGTELVIRDGRGVRLTAAATTLLPYIDAALSEFQAGLDLVRHESDVVRGKISLSFQHTFGEATLPLLISAFRSRHPEAGFILRQGARDACLAELAAGQADLALTAPVPGASSSIASSALYREPLRLVVHHSHPLAGRRSVALQDIRTDPFVALEPGYGMRSLTDALFREAGFRPRIAFESQDTHTARGLVSAGLGVSILPPGGHGPGRHVSPETGNMGWVELPLESALAYREIGLGWRRRKPGPDAEPDAVKYFRELVLQEGPELLAGLVAARSQGS is encoded by the coding sequence GTGCTCACCGATCATCAGCAACTCTCAAAGCTCCTGCCGCTGCTGCCCATCCTTGCGGAACTCGGACGCACGCAGCACGTCACGGAAACGGCCGAACTGCTCGGAGTACCCCAGTCAACGGTGAGCAGGGCGCTGTCCCGGGCCAGCGCCGTCGTCGGAACTGAACTGGTCATCCGGGACGGGCGGGGAGTGCGCCTCACGGCGGCCGCCACGACCCTGCTTCCCTATATCGACGCGGCACTGAGTGAATTCCAGGCCGGACTGGACCTGGTGCGGCACGAATCGGATGTGGTGCGGGGAAAGATTTCGCTGTCCTTCCAACACACGTTCGGCGAGGCCACGCTGCCCCTGCTCATCAGTGCCTTCCGCAGCCGGCACCCGGAGGCTGGTTTCATCCTGCGGCAGGGGGCCCGGGACGCCTGCCTCGCGGAACTCGCCGCAGGACAGGCGGATCTCGCCCTTACGGCGCCTGTGCCCGGCGCCAGCAGCAGCATCGCCTCGAGCGCCCTGTACCGCGAGCCCCTGCGGCTGGTGGTACACCACAGCCACCCGCTGGCAGGCCGCCGCAGTGTGGCGCTGCAGGACATCCGCACAGACCCGTTCGTGGCGCTTGAACCGGGGTATGGCATGCGCTCGCTCACCGACGCGCTTTTCCGTGAGGCGGGGTTCCGCCCCCGGATCGCGTTCGAAAGCCAGGACACGCACACAGCCCGCGGCCTGGTCTCCGCGGGTCTTGGGGTCAGCATCCTCCCGCCGGGCGGCCACGGGCCAGGGCGGCATGTCAGCCCGGAAACAGGAAACATGGGCTGGGTTGAGCTGCCGCTCGAGTCGGCCCTCGCCTACCGGGAGATCGGACTCGGCTGGCGCCGGCGGAAACCCGGACCGGACGCAGAACCGGATGCCGTCAAGTATTTCCGCGAACTGGTGCTGCAGGAAGGGCCGGAACTTCTGGCCGGCCTGGTGGCCGCGCGCTCGCAGGGCAGCTGA
- a CDS encoding MFS transporter: MPDLATPPGSPAPSGSSGSQGNAWQGHPKGSAAYGKILAGLAFAGVATFAQLYSTQAVLPIMAADLQVTAAEAALTISLATVGLAVTVIPWSFLADRIGRVKAMAWGISAATAFGLLVPLAPTFGMLLALRLFEGMALGGIPAIAIAYLNEEVNRAHAAVAAGSYVAGTTLGGLAGRLVAGPVGDVWGWRTAALAVSLLATVAAVLFLILIPRAKGFAATRKAGLRGALATLGGHLRNPRLLALYVQAFLMMGGFVAVYNYLGFRLSAEPFALPATLISFIFLAYLSGTVTSRWAGGLTARFGRRSVLLAGLGLMAAGLALTLTPVLAVILAGLVIFTGGFFAAHSIGSGWTGTIATAGRAQAASLYNLAYYLGSSLIGWSGGLLFQSLGWTALALVIVAMTFVTAVTVAVVHPRLNPPVRP, from the coding sequence ATGCCAGACCTTGCCACCCCACCCGGATCGCCCGCCCCCTCCGGAAGCAGCGGGTCCCAGGGGAATGCTTGGCAGGGCCACCCTAAAGGCTCCGCCGCCTACGGCAAGATCCTCGCGGGGCTGGCCTTCGCGGGCGTGGCCACCTTTGCCCAGCTCTACTCCACCCAGGCCGTGCTGCCAATCATGGCTGCGGACCTGCAGGTCACGGCCGCCGAGGCAGCGCTGACGATCTCACTGGCGACAGTGGGGCTGGCTGTCACCGTTATCCCTTGGTCCTTCCTGGCGGACAGGATCGGCCGGGTCAAGGCGATGGCCTGGGGCATTTCGGCAGCCACCGCCTTTGGGCTCCTGGTGCCGCTGGCCCCCACCTTCGGGATGCTGCTTGCCCTCCGGCTGTTCGAAGGCATGGCCCTGGGCGGAATTCCGGCGATCGCGATCGCCTATTTGAATGAAGAGGTGAACCGCGCCCATGCGGCCGTGGCGGCAGGAAGCTACGTTGCCGGCACCACCCTGGGCGGCCTCGCCGGCCGGCTGGTTGCGGGCCCCGTGGGTGATGTGTGGGGCTGGCGGACAGCGGCCCTGGCGGTGTCCTTGCTGGCAACCGTGGCCGCCGTCCTCTTCCTGATCCTCATCCCCCGGGCCAAAGGGTTCGCGGCCACCAGAAAGGCGGGCCTTCGCGGCGCCCTGGCAACGCTCGGGGGCCACTTACGGAACCCCCGGCTGCTGGCGCTTTATGTCCAGGCGTTCCTGATGATGGGAGGCTTCGTGGCGGTTTACAACTACCTGGGCTTCCGGCTGTCCGCGGAGCCGTTCGCGCTCCCGGCCACCCTGATCAGTTTCATCTTCCTCGCCTACCTGTCAGGGACCGTGACTTCCCGGTGGGCCGGCGGCCTGACGGCCCGTTTCGGCCGCCGGAGCGTGCTGCTGGCAGGCCTTGGGCTGATGGCCGCGGGCCTTGCCCTGACGCTCACACCGGTGCTGGCCGTCATCCTTGCCGGGCTGGTGATTTTTACCGGCGGGTTTTTCGCGGCACACAGCATCGGCTCCGGCTGGACCGGAACCATCGCCACCGCCGGCCGGGCGCAGGCAGCATCGCTCTACAACCTGGCCTACTATCTTGGCTCAAGCCTCATCGGCTGGTCCGGCGGACTGCTCTTCCAATCGCTCGGCTGGACAGCCCTGGCCCTTGTCATCGTGGCCATGACGTTCGTAACGGCAGTGACGGTCGCCGTGGTGCATCCGCGGCTGAACCCGCCGGTACGGCCGTGA
- a CDS encoding Lrp/AsnC family transcriptional regulator: MSTNPKNIRPGSHVEPLDAIDERLLAALVDDARISNKQLAELVGIAPSTALMRTRALSERGIVQGFEAKLSLSAIGRSVQALVAVRLRAHDRDQIDRFTARVPHLPAVLSTFHTSGSVDYLLHIAVGSTEDLRDWVLDNLATDPVVGHTETTLVFEHIQGNHGPLPI; the protein is encoded by the coding sequence ATGAGCACCAACCCAAAAAACATCCGGCCGGGAAGCCACGTCGAACCACTGGATGCCATTGATGAGCGGCTCCTCGCCGCCCTGGTGGACGATGCGAGGATCTCCAACAAGCAGCTGGCCGAGCTGGTGGGCATTGCCCCCTCCACCGCCCTCATGCGGACCCGTGCGCTGTCCGAGCGAGGGATCGTCCAAGGCTTTGAAGCCAAGCTCAGCCTCTCTGCGATCGGCCGGTCTGTCCAGGCGTTGGTGGCAGTCCGGCTCCGGGCACACGATCGGGATCAGATCGACCGCTTTACGGCGCGGGTGCCCCACCTGCCCGCAGTGCTCTCAACCTTCCACACCTCAGGGTCCGTGGACTACCTGCTGCACATCGCCGTCGGAAGCACCGAGGACCTGCGGGACTGGGTCCTGGACAACCTGGCCACCGACCCCGTTGTGGGCCACACCGAAACGACCCTCGTCTTCGAGCACATCCAGGGCAATCACGGACCGCTGCCGATCTAG